The genomic segment GCCTGCCCATCGTCGAGCACGTCGACCCGTCCGTCGGCGAGGTCCAGGCGCTCGTCCTGACCCCGACGCGCGAGCTGTGCATCCAGGTCACCCAGGCGCTGCGCACCTACGGCGCGCGCAAGGGCGTCGACGTCGTCGCCGTCTTCGGCGGCGCCCCCATCCGCAGTCAGCAGGCCCAGCTGCGCGCGGGCGGCCACGTCGTCGTCGGCACCGTCGGCCGCGTGCTCGACCTCCTGTCGCGCGCCTCGCTGCACCTGTCGGACTGCCGCTTCGTCGTCCTCGACGAGGCCGACGAGATGCTCGACCTCGGCTTCCTGGAGGACGTCGAGAAGATCCTCAAGCTCTGCCCCAACGGCCGCCAGACGGCGCTGTTCAGCGCGACCATGCCGCCGCCGATCCGGGAGCTGGCCGACCAGTACCTGTACCACCCGCAGACGGTGAAGGTGAAGTCGGCCAACCTGACGGTCGACACCGTCGAGCAGTTCCGGCTCGAGGTCAAGACGGCCGACAAGGCCGACACGCTCGTCGACGTCCTCGCCCAGGAGCGCCCCGACCAGGCCATCGTGTTCACGCGCACGAAGATCCGCGCCGATCAGCTGTACCGCAAGCTGCGGGACAAGGGGATGAACGTCAAGGCCCTGCACGGCGACATGAGCCAGGGCCAGCGCGACGGCGTCATGCTCTCGTTCAAGGGCGGCCGCGTGCCGATCCTCGTCGCCACCGACGTCGCCGCCCGCGGGCTGGACATCTCCACGGTCACCCACGTCGTCAACTTCGACGTGCCGGCCTCGCCCGACACCTACGTGCACCGCATCGGGCGCACGGGCCGCGTCGGTCGCTCGGGCCGCGCGATCACGTTCGTCGAGCCGCGCCAGCAGAAGGAGCTCGCCGCGATCGAGACGCACGTCGGCATGCCGCTGACGCCGTGGGCGCCGGGCGCCAAGACGACGCCCGCGAAGATCGAGGAGCCGCCCAAGCGCCACACCAAGCCGCAGCTGTCGCGCAACGGCGCCGAGACCTACCGCCGCGTGCTCGCCGCCGCCGGCCGCGCCGACGGCATCGAGGTCGCCGACGTGGTCCACGCGGTGACGAGCGCCGCCGGCCTCGACGGCGAGGCCGTCCGCGACGTCCACGTGCTCGAGCGCTTCACGCTGTTCTCGGTCCCCGACAGCGAGGCCGACCGCATCGTGCAGGCCGTCGACGGCAGCGAGCTCGCCGGCCGGGCCCTGCGCGTCGAGCTCGCCCGGGGCTGATCGCGGCGCGTCGCACCGGATCCCAGACCCCCCGCCCGACATCGGCCGGGCAGGTCCGCAACCTCGGTGCGGCGAATGTCGTTCGGGGTAAGGTGGACACGAGTCGATGACACTCCTGCTGCGAGATCCGGACGCCCGCCAGGGCGAGCAGGCTCCCGAGGCGCCGCCGACCGAGACGGCACCCGAGGTCCGTTCCTGCCCGTCCTGCCACACGCCCCTGGCCGAGGGGCAGGACTGGTGCCTGGCCTGCGGGCAGGCCCAGCCCGGGCGCCTGGCCGCCCTGCCGGGCAGGCGCGCCGCGGCGACGGTCCTCACGCTGACCGCGCTGCTCGTCGGCGGCGCCGTCGCCGCGTCCTACGCGGCGCTGCAGAGCGACGACCCGGCGCCGGCGCCGACGCCCGTCCAGCTCGCGCAGGTGCCCTCGACGGCAACGCCGCCCGCCGCCGCCCCGGTCGCGCCCGCCGCCCCGCCGTCGAGCACCGCCACGCCGCCCGCCCCGGCCCCCGGGTCCTCGACCTCGGCGCTGCCCCCGGCGACCCCCGAGTCCACGCCGCCCGCCCCGTCGGCGCCCGTGACGCCCGCTGGAACGGGCTCGACGGGCACCGGCTCGACCGGCTCGCCGACGGGCTCGTCGGGCACGGGCACCGGCTCCACCGGGACGACGACCGGCTCGTCGGGCACCAAGGCCGACACGCGCACGTCCACGACGCCCGAGCCCCCGGCGCCGGTGGCCATCAAGCTCGCCGACGGCGCCGCCGCCCCGTACGACCCCTACACGCGCAACATCGCGGTCGGCGGGGACATCGCCAAGGTCATCGACGGCGATCCCAACACCTCCTTCCCGATCACGGTCGCCGACGGCGCGACGACGATCGGCTCCGGCATCGTCGTCGACCTGGCCAAGCTGCGCGGCATCCGCGAGCTCGACCTCACGACGAAGACGCCGGGCTTCAAGCTCGAGCTCTACGCGACCGACAGCGAGGAGCTGCCGCCCGACGTGCTCGACACGCGGTGGGCGCACCTCAAGGACGTCACCGACGTCGGCGCCGCCGACGGCGCGGCGGGCAGGCAGTCGATCGACCTGGGCTCG from the Baekduia soli genome contains:
- a CDS encoding DEAD/DEAH box helicase; its protein translation is MTAFADLGLSEPTLQALQDVGYEQPSPIQEQAIPILLQGEDIIGQAQTGSGKTAAFGLPIVEHVDPSVGEVQALVLTPTRELCIQVTQALRTYGARKGVDVVAVFGGAPIRSQQAQLRAGGHVVVGTVGRVLDLLSRASLHLSDCRFVVLDEADEMLDLGFLEDVEKILKLCPNGRQTALFSATMPPPIRELADQYLYHPQTVKVKSANLTVDTVEQFRLEVKTADKADTLVDVLAQERPDQAIVFTRTKIRADQLYRKLRDKGMNVKALHGDMSQGQRDGVMLSFKGGRVPILVATDVAARGLDISTVTHVVNFDVPASPDTYVHRIGRTGRVGRSGRAITFVEPRQQKELAAIETHVGMPLTPWAPGAKTTPAKIEEPPKRHTKPQLSRNGAETYRRVLAAAGRADGIEVADVVHAVTSAAGLDGEAVRDVHVLERFTLFSVPDSEADRIVQAVDGSELAGRALRVELARG